The Rhipicephalus sanguineus isolate Rsan-2018 chromosome 7, BIME_Rsan_1.4, whole genome shotgun sequence genome includes a window with the following:
- the LOC119400061 gene encoding uncharacterized protein LOC119400061 — translation MLFGEDMDREELLLEEALVRNSTLTTLRIGRLCGGERTVRFLTRILAECTGLKKLTLGGLRDEFVNISEATLTRCTEALAVNEMLQELTLPYSLWHSNNWIAYFAFLPRNKHLKKLEVSEMLSRHYETLPPVLEVLAQTDSSGRVSFGCYMHRTVDEGLMRCRAFSEINIHGDTSWKVSALQRLPWMDHYTSVTISLFERDERLFSYAANYIRATNVLRKLCLMVTLAAKNAPSSCWTLLFEAISGNTSIADLCIYSGDNFAYTDRLARIVGLSRWITRASYSESSKESNPNGFILPLSKAMGENYNLLKVDLCPFAKMDAEARHCWSIIRKTTRRNYDLVELAGAFNQTSELDWYTANALEKVSRRPALLRELAEKEGIAADEVASMVRSRLQTVDGLNDFMRLTSVVKERVTCAPPVDGCSKQLHDLNIYCWRRVRQYLSFDDVKRVIVTVRDHARPSWTTRCKE, via the exons ATGCTTTTTGGCGAAGACATGGATCGCGAAGAGCTGCTGCTCGAGGAGGCCCTTGTTCGTAACTCCACGCTCACCACGCTTAGAATTGGTAGGCTTTGCGGTGGCGAAAGAACCGTGCGTTTCCTGACCAGGATACTCGCAGAATGTACCGGCCTAAAGAAACTCACTCTCGGTGGCTTGCGGGACGAGTTTGTCAATATATCAGAGGCAACATTGACTCGCTGCACGGAAGCACTGGCGGTGAACGAAATGTTGCAAGAACTCACGCTTCCGTATTCCTTGTGGCATTCGAACAACTGGATCGCTTACTTCGCGTTCCTACCAAGGAACAAACATTTAAAGAAGCTAGAAGTTTCCGAAATGTTGAGTAGGCATTATGAAACGCTTCCGCCTGTCCTCGAAGTATTGGCACAGACGGACTCATCGGGACGTGTTTCCTTCGGGTGTTACATGCACAGGACGGTAGACGAAGGCCTCATGCGTTGCCGAGCGTTTTCAGAGATCAATATACACGGAGACACGAGCTGGAAAGTTAGCGCTTTACAACGACTGCCTTGGATGGATCACTACACCTCCGTCACAATAAGTTTATTCGAGCGCGATGAACGTTTGTTCTCCTATGCCGCCAATTACATCCGGGCAACAAACGTGCTGCGCAAACTTTGCCTGATGGTGACACTTGCAGCGAAAAATGCGCCCTCATCGTGCTGGACACTTCTCTTCGAAGCCATTTCGGGCAACACCAGCATCGCAGATCTCTGCATTTACAGCGGCGACAATTTCGCATATACTGACCGCCTCGCTCGCATTGTCGGGCTCAGCAGGTGGATCACGCGAGCGTCCTATTCAGAGAGTAGCAAAGAATCGAACCCCAATGGCTTCATTTTGCCATTGTCGAAGGCAATGGGCGAGAACTATAATCTCCTGAAAGTCGACCTGTGCCCCTTTGCTAAAATGGACGCCGAAGCGAGGCACTGCTGGTCCATAATCAGGAAAACGACCCGAAGGAACTATGACTTGGTGGAACTTGCTGGTGCCTTCAACCAGACCTCTGAACTAGACTG GTACACTGCCAACGCATTGGAAAAAGTCTCACGACGTCCAGCGCTTCTGAGAGAGCTCGCGGAAAAGGAGGGCATTGCCGCAGACGAAGTGGCCAGTATGGTTCGAAGTCGTCTCCAGACCGTCGATGGACTAAACGACTTCATGCGACTGACTAGCGTCGTCAAGGAACGCGTGACGTGCGCTCCACCTGTCGACGGCTGTAGCAAGCAACTGCACGACCTGAACATTTACTGCTGGCGCCGGGTTAGGCAATACTTGAGTTTCGATGACGTGAAACGCGTTATTGTCACCGTACGAGACCACGCCAGGCCTAGCTGGACCACAAGATGTAAGGAGTGA